The following coding sequences lie in one Arachis ipaensis cultivar K30076 chromosome B05, Araip1.1, whole genome shotgun sequence genomic window:
- the LOC107644437 gene encoding receptor-like protein kinase HSL1 — translation MTPPPSRDQFPLLSSLLTFFLIFNITNSQLHDQEHQLLLRIKQYFHNPPSLSHWTPSSSTSSSSHCSWPEITCNNDGSVTGITISNANLNQTIPSFLCDLKNLTRVDFSQNFIPGEFPITLYNCSQLQYLDLHMNNFVGEVPDDIDTLSNLQYLNLASTNFAGDVPAAIGKLKELRVLRLQYCLFNGTLPDEIGDLSNLEFLDLSTNTMLPSTTLPPSWTRLKKLKIFYVFACNLVGEIPETIGEMVALEELDLSQNKLTGQIPSGLFKPKNLSIVYLSRNKLSGTIPDVIEASNLTIVDLTNNNLTGKIPNDFGKLGNLKGLKLSLNSLSGELPQSLGHLPALIDFRVFSNKLSGTLPSDFGRYSKLEIFLAGDNDFTGNLPEDLCYYGVLHNLTVSENNLNGELPESLGNCRTLQELKIQKNGFSGSIPSGLWTSFNLSNFIVAHNKFSGELPERLSANISRFDIGDNQFSGRIPAGVSSWTNVEYFDASKNNLTGSMPPGITALPKLLYLNLHQNQLTGPLPSDILSWKSLEILVLSQNKLSGQIPVTIGRLPALNMLDLSENQFSGQIPSLPSTLSNFNLSSNHLTGRIPSEFENSAYASCFLDNSGLCAATRVLNLALCNSSPQRQTKGSSWSLGLIISLVVIAIFLASLAAFLITRLYSKRKCGLDNSWKLISFQRLSFRESSIVSSLTENNIIGSGGYGTVYRVPVDGFGYVAVKKIWNNRKLNHRLESSFHAEVKILSNIRHGNIVKLLCCIFNEDSMLLVYEYLENHSLDKWLHKKSKSSSMSGKVNHFFLDWPKRLQIAIGIAQGLTYMHYDCSPPVVHRDVKTSNILLDSQFNAKVADFGLAKMMIKPLTTMTSVVGSFGYIAPEYVQTTKVSEKIDVFSFGVILLELTTGKEANYGDEHSSLSEWAWRHVQLGTNVDELLDTDVLEASYSDEMCSVFKLGVMCTSPLPAGRPQMKEALQLLHRFGEGYEFGERNIGKDEIIPLIKNSKTETRLDIDNDSD, via the exons ATGACACCACCACCCTCACGTGACCAATTTCCGTTACTCTCTTCCCTTCTAACCTTCTTCCTTATTTTCAACATTACCAACTCCCAGCTTCACGATCAAGAACACCAACTCCTCCTGAGGATAAAACAGTACTTTCACAACCCACCTTCACTCTCTCACTGGACCCCCTCCTcctccacctcctcctcctctcacTGTTCTTGGCCTGAGATCACCTGCAACAACGACGGTTCCGTCACCGGAATAACCATATCCAACGCCAATCTCAACCAAACAATACCTTCTTTCTTGTGTGACCTCAAGAACCTGACACGTGtcgatttcagccagaatttCATTCCCGGCGAGTTTCCGATCACTCTCTACAACTGCTCTCAACTTCAATACCTTGATTTGCACATGAACAACTTCGTCGGAGAAGTTCCCGATGACATTGACACGCTGTCAAATTTGCAGTACCTGAATCTCGCTTCGACGAACTTCGCCGGCGACGTTCCGGCGGCAATCGGAAAATTGAAGGAGCTCAGAGTGCTTCGCCTTCAGTACTGTCTTTTTAACGGAACTTTGCCTGATGAGATTGGAGATTTGTCCAATCTTGAATTCTTGGATTTGTCAACAAACACCATGCTTCCTTCTACAACGCTGCCACCAAGCTGGACCAGGTTGAAGAAACTGAAGATTTTTTATGTGTTTGCATGCAACCTGGTTGGTGAAATTCCTGAAACAATTGGAGAAATGGTGGCTTTGGAGGAGCTTGATTTGTCGCAGAACAAGTTAACTGGACAAATTCCAAGTGGTTTGTTCAAGCCGAAGAATCTGAGCATTGTGTACCTTTCGAGAAACAAGCTCTCTGGAACGATACCTGATGTGATTGAAGCATCAAACTTGACCATCGTTGATCTAACAAATAATAACCTTACAGGGAAGATACCGAATGATTTCGGAAAGCTCGGAAACTTAAAGGGACTGAAATTGTCTTTGAATAGCTTGTCAGGGGAGCTACCTCAAAGCTTAGGCCATCTGCCAGCTCTGATCGATTTTCGTGTCTTCAGCAACAAGTTATCAGGTACTCTTCCCTCTGACTTTGGCCGCTACTCAAAGCTTGAAATCTTTCTTGCTGGAGACAATGATTTCACTGGAAATCTGCCAGAGGACTTGTGTTATTATGGTGTGTTGCATAATTTAACTGTCTCTGAAAATAATCTGAACGGGGAGTTGCCAGAGTCACTAGGAAATTGCAGAACCCTGCAGGAGCTGAAAATTCAGAAGAATGGATTTTCTGGTAGCATTCCTAGTGGCCTATGGACATCTTTCAATTTGTCTAATTTCATTGTGGCGCATAATAAGTTTAGTGGTGAGCTTCCTGAAAGATTGTCTGCTAATATTTCGCGCTTTGATATCGGTGACAATCAGTTTTCCGGTAGAATTCCTGCCGGCGTGTCTTCCTGGACCAATGTGGAATACTTTGATGCCAGCAAGAACAACCTTACTGGAAGTATGCCACCTGGGATCACTGCTCTTCCCAAGCTGCTATACCTCAATCTTCATCAGAACCAGCTCACTGGGCCACTTCCATCAGATATATTATCATGGAAGTCCCTAGAAATTCTAGTTTTGAGCCAAAACAAACTCTCAGGACAAATTCCAGTCACGATTGGCCGGTTACCAGCTCTTAATATGCTTGACCTCTCAGAAAATCAATTCTCTGGCCAAATTCCCTCTCTACCTTCAACACTCAGCAATTTCAATCTGTCCTCCAATCACTTGACTGGGAGGATTCCGAGTGAATTCGAAAATTCTGCATATGCTAGCTGCTTTTTGGACAACTCCGGCCTCTGTGCTGCTACTCGAGTACTTAACCTTGCTTTGTGTAATTCTAGCCCTCAAAGGCAAACCAAAGGCTCATCTTGGTCTCTTGGTTTGATTATAAGCCTGGTAGTTATAGCTATTTTCCTGGCTTCATTAGCTGCATTCTTGATTACCAGACTTTACAGCAAAAGAAAGTGTGGATTGGACAATTCATGGAAGCTCATTTCCTTTCAAAGGCTGAGTTTCAGAGAATCAAGCATAGTATCGTCATTGACAGAGAATAATATCATTGGCAGTGGTGGATACGGTACAGTGTACCGTGTGCCTGTTGATGGATTTGGCTATGTTGcagtgaaaaagatttggaatAACAGAAAGTTAAACCACAGGCTTGAGAGCTCATTTCACGCAGAAGTTAAGATATTGAGCAATATTCGTCATGGCAACATTGTGAAGTTGTTGTGCTGTATCTTCAATGAGGATTCTATGCTCCTTGTCTACGAGTACCTAGAGAATCATAGCCTAGATAAGTGGCTGCACAAGAAGAGCAAGTCATCATCCATGTCTGGTAAAGTCAATCATTTTTTTCTTGATTGGCCAAAGAGATTGCAAATTGCCATTGGTATTGCCCAAGGCCTAACATACATGCACTATGATTGCTCGCCGCCTGTGGTTCATAGAGATGTGAAAACAAGCAACATACTTTTGGATTCTCAATTCAATGCAAAAGTTGCAGATTTTGGTCTTGCAAAGATGATGatcaagccccttaccaccatgACAAGTGTTGTTGGCTCATTTGGATATATTGCTCCAG AATATGTTCAAACAACAAAAGTGAGCGAAAAGATCGATGTCTTCAGCTTTGGGGTTATACTATTGGAATTAACAACTGGAAAAGAAGCTAATTATGGAGATGAGCACTCATCTCTTTCAGAGTGGGCATGGCGCCACGTTCAGTTAGGAACCAATGTAGACGAACTGCTGGACACTGATGTCTTGGAGGCTAGTTACAGTGATGAAATGTGCAGTGTTTTTAAACTTGGGGTCATGTGTACTTCACCATTGCCTGCTGGTAGGCCTCAAATGAAGGAGGCTTTGCAACTGTTGCATCGATTCGGTGAAGGATATGAATTTGGAGAGAGGAATATTGGGAAAGATGAAATTATTCCCCTTATTAAGAATTCAAAAACGGAAACAAGGCTGGATATTGACAATGATAGTGACTAA